DNA sequence from the Papio anubis isolate 15944 chromosome 7, Panubis1.0, whole genome shotgun sequence genome:
GCTAATCAGCACTTTATTCCACTTGCCGTGTAACTAAaggttctgaggattaggacACTGAtgtctttgggggccattattctgtgtATACAATTCTATCGTTCTATATACTTATCcgcaagaaatatttaatatttaccaatattttattaatttttaagtatcaaatatttaaaaacccaaACCTAATGCCCAATTTCATGTATGGctgaaatgaatatatatatagtcacaGGACAAATGCTACATGCCCATTAAGAAGCATAATGTAgaatattccagcctgggcaacatggcaaaaccccatctctatgaaaaatacaaaaattagctaggcgtgatggcttgcacctgcagtcccaactactcagcaggctgaggtgggaggattgcttgagcctggcaggtcgaggctgcagtgagccaagatcatgccactgcactccagcctgggcaacacagtgagatcttgtttaaaaaaaaaaaaatgtagtgacaTGGAGTGATGCTCATTTTATAGTAAGTGGGAGGAAAACTCAAGTCTACAAAAGATTATGCACAAGATGATCCCAATTAGGTTAAGTCAAAACCCAAAATAAACGTATATCCAAGTGAGTAAAAAATATTAGGAAGGATATTggtcaaaagttaaaaatgtttatctccAGATGGTAAATTGTcttctatttttctgcatttcccaaaatgtatattatacatgtatCCTTTTTGCAAAGACAAATAAGGTGATTAAGAACATCCAGTtagggccggatgcagtggctcacgcctgtaatcccaacactttgggaggccaaggtgggcggatcacttgaggtcaggagtccgagaccagcctggccaacatagtgaaaccacccacccccccccccccgccccgtctctactaaaaacacaaaatgtagccggacatggtggcagacgcctgtaatctcaactacttgggaggctgaggcaggagggctgcgtgaacctgggaggcggaggttgcagtgagccaagattgtgccactgcactccagcctgggcgacagaacaagactctgccaaaaaaaaaaaaaaatccagttaggCCAATTTTCTGGTCAAGTGTCTTTCTTGCCTTTTGGTCGCCCATGACACCCATCTTTCAAGCATAGAGTTTCCTCCTCAAAAATAGAGCATGCTGtcacgcgcctgtggtcccagctacttgggaggctgaggtgggaagactgtttgagtctaggagttggataccagcctgggcaatatagcaggaccctgtctctaagaaaaaaaaaaaagcaaagtggcgtcttcctgtggtcccagctactcgggaggctgaggcgggagaatcgcttgagcccaggaggtcgaggctgcagtgagctgtgatggcaccattgcattccagcctgggcgagaccttgtctcaaataataataatgataaagacTCATGTTCTGTCATCGGTGACATTCGCCTTTCTCAGGCCCCCGAGTTGTCCACTCTGCAAAGTACGTGTAATcctcagaagacagaaaggggTGGGTCTCTTAGTGACCGAGGCACAGCAGCGAATCCGTGCTGttataaaaacttattttccGAACAAAGCAAACCTAAGGCACAGCCGCAAACCTAAGGCACCGCCACACCCCGCAGAAAACTTCGAAATCTCCGCCTTGGAAAGGGAAGCCAAAAGGATACGAGCCTCTTTCATAATCTTTCTGGCACGTATTAATGGTTaatcatactgtattttttaatatacaaaagaaGAGAATAGTGTCATCGCCGCGTGTGCCCACCCCCAGAGCCAAGCGAGAGCGGCCGGGCCAGGGGGCCGGGGCCGGCGCTGAGGGCCAGCCGGGTTCGGAGTGGCGCCGGCCAGGGTGGTCACCGGCGCTCCCTCGCCATGGCCTAAGCCCGAGGCCGCTCCCCCGTCAGATTCTGGCCTCAGGCATCGCAGAGCCCGCGGCCCTCGCCGACGAACCCGTTAGACCCACGGGACTTGGCACCCTCGAACGCGCACCATCCCCGGATCTTCCCTGCGCCCTGGACCAGTGGACCCGGCTTGAGGGTCCCCGCCTACCACCGAGAGGAGGGCCTAGAGCGGACAGGCCCGCCCCGCTGCTCCTCCCAGCCGCCTCTATCCCGGAAGTTGATGCCGAGAGCAGATCGCGTGCAGCTTGCCAGCGGTGTACGCTGAGAAGTCTGTGAGGGCTGGGCTTGCGAGAGGATCAACATGCCTGTAAGTTGTTTACGTCGGGCTCCGGGTTTGTTTTGGGCTTCTTTACCGAGGGTCCTATGGGACGGATGAGTCCGGCTGTTTCCCGGGCCTGTAGTGTCCGAGAGTGGCGAGGCGGCTCCGGTTGCGCAGCGTCTTCGCGCGTGGCGGGCATGTAGTGACTTGCCCGGTCAGCGCGGCGCGGCTGGCCCTGCAGGGGCGTGGGCTGCAATTCAGAGGCGGTGGCTGGGAGGGGAACAGCTCTCTGGGTAGCTTATGAGCCGTCTTGGTTTTTGATGGGTGTCCCTGAGGCTGTGATCTTTGGGTCTTTTTGCTTTCCTAGTGCTTGGTGTTTCTCGCCCCCTCTGCCTTCTTTCGAAAGCGATTTCctacttgttttccttttaaaaaaactgtcGTCGTTGTTGCTTTATATATGAATTCCGTCAAGGACGGTCGCTCAGCCAGaattcctgtcagatcagcttgTTGAGCCCCAGGAGCAAAAATCACCCGGGCGCTGGCGTTATCTGGTCTACTTCAGCAGTTTCTACTCTAAGCGAGTCCACAGTCGGGGTCACTTTCTTTTGTTAGCACCTCGACTTCGCGCAGTTTTCCCTGAAGACAGTTCATTACGCAGTTGAGTAAAGGACAGAGTTTGCCTTACCATATGTTTCCTGATCGCCCGAAAGCACTTTCACAGGGACTTGGAGAACACAAGTATTACGGAAAGTATTGATGAAAGTTATTAACAGGTTTCGAAAAATAACTTTACTATCTGAAGTGTTGCTTCTGCCGAGGATGACCTTTATTCCGGtttttgcatgtatattttaCGTATGGTTAAATGTGCCAGCATTGTGGTTTAAAACTAATAGTAATAATATGCTTCTTTGTTCAGTTGGCTAGAGATTTACTACATCCATCcttggaagaggaaaagaaaaaacataaaaagaaacgCCTCGTACAAAGTCCAAATTCTTACTTTATGGATGTAAAATGCCCAGGTAAAATTTGAAATCTTAATTCCTTTACTAAGGAAAATTTCTGTAGGGATTGCTAGTGTGGTGTGTATGGGTAAGATACATTAGAACCCTCTGTTGAGTAGACGTGGGATTACAGAATTGGAAATGTCAGGGACATTTTCATAATCAATGTACTGAAACCATTGTAGAAACATTTCGGGGTAAGTGAAAACGGGCATTCAAAGGAGATATGCCATTTGAGTTAGTCTTTAAGCTCGTCAGATGATGAGTTTTCTATTTCATGATACAAGGAAAAGTCTGTTGATATTTTGGAAATActaagtttaataaaatatattattgatttttacctgtttttaaaaattttgtgtcgCTGCTAAAAAAGTTTATGTTACACATATGGCTTGCTGTTTCATAGCACTAAAGttcctaattttttttacatattacCGGAAATGAACAGGTGctgttttcctctgcttttcactttaacatgcctttttttttttttttttaaggttgctACAAGATCACCACGGTTTTCAGCCATGCTCAGACAGTGGTTCTTTGTGTAGGTTGTTCAACAGTGTTGTGCCAGCCTACAGGAGGAAAGGCCAGACTCACAGAAGGTACATCATTTGGCATTCTCCAACCCAGTGATGAGATTTATGAGTATAAATGTCTCTATCTTCactgaaaagtttaaagaaatctTAATGATTACCAAAATAACTTATCTTTGGTTGTGTGCTTTCAGTAAAGAATATCCTGTTCAAATGGATATATTTATACTCTTGACCTTGCAGGGAACTCCattgacttattttttcttagtttagaaCACcagttctt
Encoded proteins:
- the RPS27L gene encoding 40S ribosomal protein S27-like isoform X2, whose product is MPLARDLLHPSLEEEKKKHKKKRLVQSPNSYFMDVKCPGCYKITTVFSHAQTVVLCVGCSTVLCQPTGGKARLTEGCSFRRKQH
- the RPS27L gene encoding 40S ribosomal protein S27-like isoform X1 — protein: MPLARDLLHPSLEEEKKKHKKKRLVQSPNSYFMDVKCPGCYKITTVFSHAQTVVLCVGCSTVLCQPTGGKARLTEGTSFGILQPSDEIYEYKCLYLH